From the genome of Nitrospirae bacterium YQR-1, one region includes:
- a CDS encoding recombinase family protein, which produces MSTRKVQTRPHQTSVNPSQAIGYVRVSTIEQATEGISLDNQKAKIRAYCELNGLTLV; this is translated from the coding sequence ATGTCAACACGCAAAGTACAAACCAGACCTCACCAAACATCAGTAAACCCATCACAAGCTATCGGATATGTGCGGGTATCCACAATCGAGCAAGCCACAGAAGGCATAAGCCTTGACAATCAGAAGGCTAAAATCAGGGCTTATTGTGAGCTTAACGGCCTTACGCTTGTTAA